In Bombus fervidus isolate BK054 chromosome 13, iyBomFerv1, whole genome shotgun sequence, a single genomic region encodes these proteins:
- the LOC139993683 gene encoding uncharacterized protein, which yields MKWQNCGGVGSRCVRRALLFVFVWGLVMIAAVQFRHAENSLRETPTAEESANDLLLDDIYRRREIMKNRGSSSLGLSRYLLQRSSADSSFSNSGGSSLLTTLTTISNNPTKNPSELEPLLDKRPAKTEEELIEEIEQRIPSLPLAYWNKNSKYPAGQSKTKGNYSCSNLKYPSIYDIEFNNVYWQTMRTGNGTFQLFGAYYDCRKLSRIGPAVRIVGMIDRIEPIVKTHCQFWYDGERDPIIVKTMEYKYIWYPKWGNYKQGIYQPYVIACKIPQSHWSKGPPASVSMVEKNCDTPSNNLRVIYNKPERKKDFAVCVKGLDFLHEDLSVRLVEWIELISLLGADKIFFYQLQVHPNVTKILDHYQKLGMVHVTPLTLPGGQPNVPAFQHMYLTKKTNHKRQNELIPYNDCLYKHMYEYEYIALLDVDEVIMPVKDATWQDLMKRVLQKALKIRNETRASYNVRNVYFLDDLLHSHGYFKGMPKYMHMLQHVYRSQNFTKPNQYIKCFHNPERVVTLHNHFPLACLGAGCTSYPIETEDAQLQHYRADCVKSLKKTCVQYRENSVLDTTIWRYKDQLIERVTRTLETLGFFGPS from the exons ATGAAGTGGCAGAACTGTGGCGGCGTAGGGTCCAGGTGCGTCAGACGCGCTCTGTTGTTCGTGTTCGTCTGGGGCCTGGTGATGATCGCAGCGGTGCAATTCCGTCATGCGGAGAACAGCCTCAGAGAGACACCAACGGCCGAAGAGTCCGCCAACGACCTTCTCCTCGACGACATCTATCGTCGACGCGAGATAATGAAGAACCGCGGCTCTTCCAGTCTTGGTCTCTCCAGATATCTCTTGCAAAGATCCTCGGCAGACTCCAGTTTTTCAAATTCCGGTGGTTCCAGCCTCTTAACCACCTTGACCACCATATCCAACAATCCAACGAAAAATCCTTCGGAGTTGGAGCCATTGTTGGATAAAAGACCGGCGAAAACAGAGGAAGAGCTGATCGAGGAAATAGAACAGAGGATACCTAGTCTGCCTTTAGCTTACTGGAACAAGAACAGCAAATATCCTGCTGGTCAGAGCAAGACTAAAGGCAATTATAGCTGTTCCAATCTGAAATATCCCTCTATCTACGATATAGAGTTTAATAACGTTTACTGGCAAACGATGCGGACCGGTAACGGCACGTTTCAATTGTTTGGTGCTTATTACGACTGTAGAAAGTTGTCGAGAATAGGGCCAGCCGTTAGGATCGTCGGGATGATCGATAGAATCGAGCCTATCGTAAAGACTCACTGTCAATTTTGGTACGACGGAGAAAGAGATCCTATCATTGTCAAGACCatggaatataaatatatctggTACCCTAAATGGGGTAACTACAAACAGGGAATCTATCAGCCGTACGTAATTGCCTGCAAGATTCCTCAGTCTCATTGGTCAAAGGGACCTCCGGCTTCTGTTTCTATGGTAGAAAAGAACTGCGACACTCCCAGCAATAATCTTAGAGTCATATACAATAAGCCAGAACGTAAAAAAGATTTTGCTGTCTGTGTGAAGGGTCTAGATTTCCTTCACGAGGATTTGTCCGTCAGGCTGGTCGAATGGATCGAGTTAATTAGCCTGTTAGGCGCGGACAAGATCTTCTTCTATCAGCTCCAGGTTCATCCTAACGTGACAAAGATTCTAGATCATTATCAGAAATTAGGAATGGTCCATGTGACCCCGCTGACGTTACCTGGCGGACAACCTAACGTTCCTGCTTTTCAACACATGTATCTGACAAAGAAGACCAATCACAAGAGACAGAACGAACTGATTCCCTATAACGACTGTTTGTACAAGCATATGTACGAGTATGAATATATTGCTTTATTGGATGTGGACGAAGTGATCATGCCAGTGAAAGACGCCACGTGGCAGGATTTGATGAAGAGGGTGCTACAGAAAGCGTTAAAGATTAGAAACGAGACTAGGGCTTCGTATAACGTGAGGAACGTGTATTTCCTCGACGATTTGTTGCACTCGCATGGGTACTTTAAGGGCATGCCAAA GTACATGCATATGTTGCAGCACGTCTATCGTTCGCAAAACTTTACGAAACCTAATCAGTACATCAAGTGCTTCCACAATCCGGAGAGGGTGGTGACCTTGCACAATCACTTCCCTTTGGCCTGTTTGGGCGCCGGTTGCACCAGTTACCCCATAGAGACCGAGGATGCTCAACTTCAGCATTACAGAGCGGATTGCGTGAAATCGTTGAAGAAGACTTGCGTCCAATATCGTGAGAACAGCGTGTTAGACACCACGATATGGCGATACAAGGaccaattgatcgaaagagtCACCAGGACGTTGGAAACTCTTGGTTTCTTTGGACCGAGCTAG